tcctacAGTAAAACTGGTAACCGAATggcttgctatagcaagttttttttttttttaaaaagataaattaaaataaaattttgaataaaaaggtaaaaaaatattgaaaaaaatttatgattttttattattcaaaaacttttatgtaaattttcaaaatttttctttaattttaaattaatttttagaataCTATTTTGGTAAATTGCCTACTATAACAGGTCATTGGGTTACGCAAGTTTACTCTAGAGAAATACCCTCTAAAGTTAAGGTTATTAATGGGtaatcaatagatgagattattgtaggaaaatcatgaaaatatcatattatactaggtaatttttccaattttttatgtaattttgcttatttaattcaaattttcatgttttatttctaattctATTTGGTTAGCTCTCTTTATTGAGCATGTAGTCAATTGCTCATTTTAGTTTTTGGTAtataaaacaaatgaaaatgaatttattataattaattaaaaagtatttatGATTATGCATACGTTCGTATTATTTTTTCCTTCACAAATATTTTATTCTCATCCTTTGGCATTTCAAAATGTAATATTAGGTAaaaattttgaaagaaaaatacaTGAAAGTGAGTGATTCATAACTATGAAATTAACCAAACAGGCCGTATGTTTTCTAACTTGATGACACCTACTAAAATCATATGTCTCCGGAGTTTCACGTTCGAAACCGTTGATACGACACAATGCAAGTAAGAGCATAAAGCCTCGACAAAATTCAGATTATTAATTACGAACCCTCAGTAACAAGCAACAAGAATCTGCAGCcatttttatcaaaaaacatCAAATTCTACTGAACCCAAAACTGCAATATGTCTTGGCAAACATTAATTTCCCCTGTATTTATCGAAAatgtaaaaacatttttttaagtgCTTCTAATCCGCTTCAAAATTCTAGCATAGTAACCTCCTAATAAGACACTTATGAAAACTGGAATGAAGTTGCACCAATAACTTTAGATGATCATACCAAACGGAATATTTCACATcaattagaggatcttttgcaCACCGTTAGAGCTCGATGACATAAGAGTCAGAATATCTGTTACAGAAGCCATGGCACTGAGCGCTGCTTTTAAGACGTTTTGTGGACATCCTGGTTTTACAATGGCTCGTACCTGAAAATAAAGTTTGACGTTTAAACAACCATAAGAAAGCCATCTGTAACATTGGCAGACCACTTAACATCTATTCTATCTTTCAACAGTCCCCAAAATAAGGGTTTCAACTGACTAAAGGACCAAAAGCAACAAGTAGAGATGAAGCTTAACTGATTGCAATCACAATAGGACGTCTCAACAGTTAAACATTAGTGTATAAAGggtaatttcaacaaaatcaatCATGTTATTCAGATTGCTATGACCTACAATGCTACAACACAGTACACAGGTACTCTTCCCAATTTTTGCCCATTTCCCCACTTAACATCGTCAAGCTCCTCAAGATGGATAAATgttgagggggggggggggggggggaatagGAGtgagataaagagaaaaagtgTATTGATAAAGTAATAGGTAAGGGCGGGGACATCCAAATATGGTAAATGGCGGCAAACAATCAGGGACAAGAGCATATGAAAAGGCAAGGTCATTGATTCATATCTACTAgaataaaatctaaaattgaCACAATGGATCCCAAACCAATGATAAAGCTAGAGACTTAATAGTAAAGTAAGTACCTTGTCTAAATATTCTTGCAACTGCTTGATGCGACCCATATAATCCTGGTCCTCCACACACAAGCTAACAGCCTTGGCATCAGCACCAGGACCATCAAATTGAAGTGGACCTGGATTTCTATAGATATCCTCCATTAAAAACCTTGCAGCATTCTGTCTCAAAAGCctgaaaaaaaatcacaaaactaaTCAAGACCAGGTTGTTACCATGTGCATAGAATGTAAGAACTGTTGACTATCCTTGTAGCAAGTACAACAAAATCTAAGAAAACCATTAAGAGACGGTAACAAGGTAAGAAAATCAGCAAGTTAAAAAATATCATTCCATTTCTATGCTACTTTTCTTTGAAACAAGGAAAATAGTAAGGGCAAGTACAAAAAGCTACTTACTCGTATGCTTTGCCTTTCACATCTACTGTTGCAGGGTGAATAGCAGGCTTCCCAATAGACAATGTGCCAGGACCTCGAGAATAGCGTTTAACAGTCATCATAGCCTAGATTTATCATAAAGCAACAAACAAGTTCATACTTCTGCAAAGGTCATGAAGTCACTTACTGTAGAAAAAAAGTTGAATGGTCAAGCCTTACTGTCAATGGAGCAGCACCACATTTCCACTTATTCACGGGATTTTTCAGGTTTGTTAGAGTTGCCATGTAACCGTTAAGTCCAGCTGCAAGGATATGGTAGCATATATGTCCAAGAACCTGCATAGAAACATTAAATTGTAGACAAATCCTTGTTAtcaggaaaagaaaaaaatgaaccTAAAAGAAGTCAGGAGCATACATATGCATAGTCACAATCAAATTTGGAGGGTAGAGATCCACGAGCTTGATAGCCAAAAAAGTGACAGATGGCATTAAATTTCTTTCCCTTATATGTTCCTTCTTTCTGCCAAAAAAAGGTAGGGGAGGCATTAATACAATTTACAGCAATATGTGAACCAAAGAAAAATTATGCCATGAAGACAAGAAACCTGAAAAGCTAACGCATCAGCAAAATTGTGGCTACAGATAAAATTACAGCTTGCGACCCACAGACCAAaacaaaataatgcaaattactAGAAATATGCAAATTACTTGAGCCTTCACTATAGATTACTTGAGTCATCCGTGGGTATATTAAAGAAAATCCATAAACGGAAAACAAGTTGTACATAATTAACTCACTGTTGAGAATTCAAGATATATGTATGCATTAAAACCCAACTAAGAGATCAACTAAAATATGACAACTACATCCATGTGAATTTCTTCACTAAGATATGTCTTCAATAAATTTGCTTATACGTCTACCTGCATGAAAAGTAGCCACCTAAATTATCATCATGTTGCTCAATCCATTTCTCAAATACGACAAAATATCACGGTTCACAATTTTTTAAAACCACCTTCATTTCCAATTCAATATATCAGGCACTAACTAGAAGCAAAACAATAAACTTGTGCATGTCAATAATTTCCATTAGAAATGGATGGTGCCAATATAAAGAAGAGGCCCAGCCTACAAAAACAGCATTAGAATAACATAGTTATATTTTAATTTCCATACCAAACGTTTGTTCATTTCTGTCTCAACAAGATGTGCTAGAAGTTTTTCTGTCTCAATctgcataaaaaaaaatcataatttattatttaggtTGAAGCAATTAGTTGTACACTAAGAAGACAAAAAGCTTCATGCAGGCACCTGCGACAGCTGAGCAGAATCATCTGATTCTGGATGAAGAAGCAGCTGCAACACATAATAATACCGTGTATCAACAGCTATAGATAGAAATCTCCAAATCACTTGATAAAGGTTCAAACCTAAAAGTGAAATAAGTATTATGAATTTCAAACCTGTTTCCTAATAAAAGGTGGCAAAAATTGAAACAAGGCAGATGCCCAGGGAGAAAGCTGGGAAGAAATTTTATCGGCCAATACACCTGCTCGATGAAGAACATGAATTTCCTGTGCAGCATCATAAAAAAAACATCCATAAAACACAAGATCAGTAAGCAAGAAGAATGATAAACTTAACATATAAACGTTCACTAAAAGATCTCTACattagatataatatatatcaacaagaaacaagaaagGCAGTTAGAGAAGATTAGATATGAAAAGTGCATCTTCTGATTAAATACCTGAAGGAGAGCATAAACTTCAGGAATGCTTTCAATAAGCCCTTCTGGAAGTAAAACAACCCCATGGTACTTGTCTGGAAAAAAAACGAGGCAAAAAAATGAggaaaaaaactcaaaaaccaGCAGTGTAAGTCTATTAGGAAGCAAATGGGTAATCTAACTTGGGTATAATTCAGGTCAAAATTTTTTAAGCTTGGAGTTGATTTTAGGTCAGATGTAGCAGTTCAGTTGCTATCAGGTTAACTTCAGATCAGATTCTTTTTCCCATGTTTGAGTGTTATCAACATAATCAAGATCAAGTAAGCATTGGACCTTGCTCCGCCCTGGCTTGGACTGCATCACAAACTTGCTTTGTCAGATCAAATAAAGTTAGTTTTGATGCAGCAACCTCCTCCCCAAGAATCACCTAGATAACACACAAAAATAGACTGTCATGGGTGATCTTTTATATGCAAAGACACATTTTGCCACATAATGATAGAAAAAGATACAAGACTGTATTAGTAACCAATGCAGTAAAGGTAGCTCACCATGTTCGGATGTGACTGGAGAGCACATTCCAAAGCAACATGTGATGCCTTTCTGCCCATGAGTCGAATAAAATAGTAATACTGAAATAGAAAACACATTAATGAGCCTTTAACACAATAGTAAAGATCCAAGAGAGTGAATCATATGATTTGGGGAAAGAAAGAGCACAAACACTAGTGAATCTTTTGTGCCTCTCTTTTTGCGTGTGTATGTACTATGTCGAAGTCAGTTGAAGTAAACCTATGTTACCTGGACTGGGGTATTGAtgtcggatactggtacgtgtccaagtgttgaaattgtctaaatattcaattttacacctaaaatgaagcgtctaagtgccatactaaTGTCCAAGCATCAAGAATCGGACATGGGTACGtgaagtaaaatgaagagtgtGAGTAACATAGAAATAAACCATAGAGTGaacatgaaaataattgtcaacAAATATCTAACTCAAAATCAATTCATTAGAGTAAACTTCCAAGAATTACATTACATTAGAATTTGCACCCAGATAATGTAATCCTCGCCAAATCTCACAAAAATCCAAATTTTCACAGCCCAAAACGAGTTTAAAGTAGCTGGTTTGGCAATATGCCATCAGTGTACCAATGCTACAGAAAAAACAATGTTCCCCCctttttcattaaaagttggAGAATTATCGAACTTTCTATTATCATAGTGAACATTTAAATTTACCTTCTCAGCAGACAACGCATCTGTGCAGACGTTGCTAATGAGCTGAGAGTTAACCTACAAAGAAGCAAGAATAATTAGATATAGAGGAAGAGTCTCTCTTACTCTGCACAAACTCTAAAGCAAGAAAGAGTGAAACTGCCAAAGGAGTACTTGAGTATCAACTTATATTACTATATTTTGGCATTTAGACGTCACTTTTTTTGCAGTAACACAACAATAAAAAGAAACAAGACTAAAAAATTGGTATCCCTATCACACCCTGACAGCTTCTCTTCTCTAAACTGATTATTTTCATGTATCAATATATTATGCAGACCTACTTCAGCTGCATATCTATCTTTCTTCCATGTAATTAGTGGACGCAAAAAACAAATGTGGATAATCAATATCAAATCAATAATATTTCACAGAAACTATATATAGCACAAGTCATGAAAATCAAGGTTGTAGAATGTTGATTCACACCTTGCATATGGTGTCAAATCCAACATCAGTTTCAACAAATTGATTTTTCAGATCTCCATTCAAGGTAACAGGAACCCCAACAACCTGCAGAAATAGAGGTGTAAATATTTGGATGAGGGGTGTGAAGCAAGGGAGTGAAGAAGGTAAATCCTCCAAACATAGAAGCTTACTCTTGTAGACAAGAGTAGTCTACAATTAAAACATTGACGAGGGGAAAAAAACACAAATGAAGAACATAAAAGTTCAAGGTACCTTAGTTGGGCAGTTAGCCTCTGCAAATGTTTCAGCAAGCTGAGCAGCATCAGTGTTTGATGTTACACCTTTAgaaataaagaatttgaaatttagTAACTGATAGGCAATAACTTCAGGAAGAAAAATATGTGTACGATCAAACTTTTAATCGTTCTATTTGGCATACCTCCAATAATTACAAGGCCATCCAGTTTCAAAGCCTTGCACGAAGCCAGTGCAGCATTAACTTGCTCATTTGTTCTTATTTGATCTTTGGTCCTTCCCAGCAAATCATAACCACCTTAAAAATTCAAAGAATAGTAAATACTAAATTAAGTACTAGCATCCGGTGAAAAAAGCTTTCTTATGGCCATATTACGTCTTACCTTGGTTTTTATAGGTGGACAGAATATCATCAGTTATTTCAAGAGTCTTTTGTGCAAATAATCCTTCAGTACCACCTGCAAGAGGCAAAAGTACAATGTCTCAGGCAAACTATTCTTTGATAAGGCCAACAAAAAACTAAATATGACAACATGACACACCATCAAGATCCTACTTCAGAACTGTTTTGACTAATATTTTGTATGACTTATGATACCTTCCAAAATGAGTAAAAACAAGCCACAATAGATGACATTTAAACTTGGTAGTAATATGGATCAACAACAATGTACTTTATGCCCTATGCTTTAAAAATGTTAGAATACAGAAGAGAACAGTGAGCATCAGAGACATGGTTAaggttgcaaaaaaaaaattttccatttttttcaAAAGGACGCCACCATAATGCAAAAATACTATTTCATTCATGGTCATGGTATCAGTcgaaaaattgattttgaagTTAATGCGACCTATACTTAGGTGACGGTACACTCCAAAATCTTTATGATACCGTCGCAATACGGTGATGTagccttatttttgcactaaAAATACCACGTAAGTTGCAATGCCCTTTATGCAAGACTACGAGCTATTAAAATCATGTCCAAATAGTACAAAAATATATGCGTTTTTCTTTTCTAGTGTATAGCTCTTAATTACAAGTATAGAATCAAAGCATCATCACTAATATCATTTAGTATAAGAAAGAGTTGTGGTCATCTTCCAACCCTAAACCTCTTTCTTTCCATTTTCACTCCCTTAACTTAACTAATTTTCTTCAACATATGTCTTCTCTCTAAAACGATTTATGAATATGTTGTACAAGGTTGATGAAGTTCCAAGTCCCTAAACTATGCTAAAAACAAAATCCAAATAGGTGGTACGAAAGTAGAGGTGAACAAAACTTCATTGCAATTGTGTAAATCACTAAATCATCACTTTAGAGAAGTGAGAAAGTAAACTCAAGTCAATAGAAGCGAGTAGTTAGTGCTTTTAAAACAACAATCATAACTTTCAAGAACTCATAGCTAACAATTCCTCTTACCTAGAAATCCAAGCAAAACATTGTGCGGGTTGTGTATCTTGAGAGCATTATACAGACCCCATATAACATTGTGTCCTCCTGGAGATTGTCGTCCACTAAAGACAATTCCCACCCTGCTCAGAAATATTGGTTCAAAGGGACATGAATAACAGCATCCACAGGTATATCATTCTTTAATATGCATTTATAAGAAAAACTAATTGCcactattattggtaaaatgtCGCATATATTAGAGGTTCACAAACtcagtaaaataaaaaaaaaacaataacagaCACAGAGGGATTATGGCTCTATAGAGATTCCTAGTTAAATgctcaaaatcataaaatatgGTTATTTTCGTGCAACTAGACACTTAAACAGTGAAATATTGTAGTGAGCATTACCCATTTGGTACCACAAGATAGACTTAAACTAACAACAttaaatttgaaagaaaaaactaCTTATACAGGACACTGGAAACAAATGCTAGAAAGAGGCAAGACTCTGATATTCAGCAAAAATTAT
This Amaranthus tricolor cultivar Red isolate AtriRed21 chromosome 13, ASM2621246v1, whole genome shotgun sequence DNA region includes the following protein-coding sequences:
- the LOC130799017 gene encoding pyrophosphate--fructose 6-phosphate 1-phosphotransferase subunit alpha; translated protein: MDSDFGIPRERSDLQKQRALYQPLLPPCLQGTTVRVEYGDRTTAIDSADAHAISRYFPHTFGQPLAHFLRATANVPDAHIITEHPTIRVGIVFSGRQSPGGHNVIWGLYNALKIHNPHNVLLGFLGGTEGLFAQKTLEITDDILSTYKNQGGYDLLGRTKDQIRTNEQVNAALASCKALKLDGLVIIGGVTSNTDAAQLAETFAEANCPTKVVGVPVTLNGDLKNQFVETDVGFDTICKVNSQLISNVCTDALSAEKYYYFIRLMGRKASHVALECALQSHPNMVILGEEVAASKLTLFDLTKQVCDAVQARAEQDKYHGVVLLPEGLIESIPEVYALLQEIHVLHRAGVLADKISSQLSPWASALFQFLPPFIRKQLLLHPESDDSAQLSQIETEKLLAHLVETEMNKRLKEGTYKGKKFNAICHFFGYQARGSLPSKFDCDYAYVLGHICYHILAAGLNGYMATLTNLKNPVNKWKCGAAPLTAMMTVKRYSRGPGTLSIGKPAIHPATVDVKGKAYELLRQNAARFLMEDIYRNPGPLQFDGPGADAKAVSLCVEDQDYMGRIKQLQEYLDKVRAIVKPGCPQNVLKAALSAMASVTDILTLMSSSSNGVQKIL